The DNA window CTGTACATTTTCTCTTCATGCTCTGTAATGAGGCTATAAAACGCGGCATCATCGCCGCGTTTAGCCGCAAGAGCCAGTAATTCGTTATTCATCCGTTTCCTCTCCTACCGCTGTGCATCTATAAATTAGACGTGATGGAGCATCAAACGGTTTTGCTAAACTGTCGAAACTTATTTTCTTAAAAATATTAGGTAGCGTTTTTTTGTGCGATGTGGTAGCTAATACTCTTTTGATACAGATGGTTAATTGTTGGTAGGTAACATGAACTGATGAATTAGGGTGTATGGGCTAGAGAATTATTTTGATTTTCTATTGTGAATTTTTCATATGTTGTAATTTTCGAATTATGATGCTTTCATTTGACTCGATTTCCTCACTTCTGTATATTTTAATGGAATCCTGAGATCTTCTCATTTCATAATCCATGGAGGTGTTACTTTTGAATGATGTAAATGATCCTGCCCAAGTTATTGAACGTGCCCTCACTCCTAGAGGCGAAATTCAACTGCAGAAACGTGGAGAATACTACGAAATTATTAGTAACGGCACGTTTCTTATGGCTACTTATAATGGGGAATCTGAGCGACTGCTCGTTCAAAGTGCTTTAAACAAAGCTAATTCTGTCAACCGTGTGCTCATTGGAGGACTTGGTGTAGGTTTCTCGCTCCAAACAGCATTGCGTGATCCAAGGGTTGAGCAGGTGACCGTAGTGGAAATTGAGCAAAAGGTGATCGAATGGAATAAATCCTTCCTCAGTTCTTGTCATGGTCATTCGCTATCCGATCCGCGAAGTAGGTTAATTCATGCAGATCTTATCAGCTGGATCTCAGAGACAGAGGAGACCTTTGACTTAATTTGTCTTGATATCGATAACGGACCCGATTGGACCGTGTTTGATAAGAACGCTTCTTTGTACCATGATTCTGGCTTACTAACGCTCAAGAAGCGCTTACGTCCAGGTGGATGTTTGACTTTCTGGAGCGCTACGCCTTCTCCGGAGTTTGCCGAAACTTTAAAGCGATATTTTGAAGATCATCATGTCGAGATTTATGAGGTGCCTCAGCAGCATGGTGATCCAGATTATATTTTCCTAGTACAGACTTAATTCTATAGCACATCGTACTTCCACATCATTCCTGCTTCTTTATGTTACAATGAAGTCAAGACCCTTGTCCTGAGTTGGAGGTACCTACAAATGAACATACAAAAAAAAATCGACCGCAAAAAACTGGATGAGAAAACGGTGTATATGCCCTGGTTTGTTCAGCAATTTATTGACTATAAGCTACCTGATCTATCTCCCTCTACTCTGCTGGAGTATATAAGAGATTATGAACAATTTTTTCAGTGGCTTCGTGCTGAAGGATTGTCTGCGGCTGAATCAAATGCTCAAGTTACGCTCAATGAACTCGAGACACTCCGCATGGAGAGTATCGTTGGCTATCGATTACATTTAACCACGAGAACGGAAGGGACGAATGCTAAAATTACCGTCTCGCGCAAAATGTCCTCCCTTCGCTCGATGTTCCATTATTTAAGTCAAATTGCGGAAGATGAGGACTTCTATCCATTACTTAAACGCAATATCATGGCTAAGGTAGAAATCAAGCGTATTCACAAACCAAAAGATACGGCTGCCAAGCTAAAAGGGAAAATATTAGAAGAGGACGAACTCATTGAATTCATCAGTTACATAGCGGAAGGATATGGCGAAGATATTCAAGATAATAAGCAAGCTCTCTATGCATATGAGCTTAATAGAGAACGAGATGCTTGTATCGCTAGTTTAATTCTAAATTCCGGACTTCGTGTATCTGAAGTTGTGAATCTCAATATTGATGATATAGATTTGGCCAACAAGATGATGTATGTGTACCGTAAAGGTAATAATGATGAGACATTCAAGACTCCAGTATATTTTCGCGAGCAATCGAAGGATGATTTAGCTCACTATATTACTTTGCGAGAGACACGTTACCGGACACCAAAGCGTGAGAAGGCATTGTTTATCGCTGTTCCTAATGGGCAAAAAGAAGGTAAACGAATGACCAAACGGGCCATTCAAGCCATGATTATTAAATATGCCAAACGATTTGGCAAACCATATTTGACCGTCCATAAGCTCCGGCATTCTTTTGCTACAGATTACTATTTACAAAATGATATTTACAAAACGAAGGAACAGCTTGGGCACGCTTCAACTGAGACCACCGAGGTGTACGCGCATCTCACCGATAAAACAATGTCTCAAGCAATTGAGCGTCGCACAGAAACCGGATCCTAATATAGGATCCGGTTTTTTTATTGCATATTCATGAGGTCAAATGACTCTTCAAAATCATCCCATTTTACTTTTAATTGTATTACTTCATCTTGATTTAATTTTGCTCCACCTTTTGAACGCCCCGCACTCTTAAATGTTACTGTTTTAGTGGGTTCCATGTATTCGTCTGAACTACTTCCTCCTTTACCATTTGTTTTAAACGAGTATTTGAGCTTTTTCATTATAGACAACTCTTCTAAAGACCCATATAAAGTTGGAATGAATTAATCGAATCTATTTGATTACATAGGTGTAGGCGGTCTTTGTGCCATCTTTATTTGTAAATTCGAATTGTAGCTCTGACGTGTTCACATCATTTCCAGTAAAATGAATCCCGTCGTTTTTGAACCCAGCCATATCGCTAGGATTAATATCGAACTCCTTATACAGAAGTATCGCTTGATTGGCTGTTGTATCAATTAGTGTTAGTAAGCCATCCTGAGAAGAACGAACGATCAAGAAATTCTCACCCATGGCTTCAACAGCGTAACTATCTTCAGGTACACCTGCTAACTTGGAAATGTTCCAAGTTCCCTTAACCGAAGCGTCGGGTGCAATTAATCGAACATTGTGGCCATCGTTCATTACTGCGTTACCCTTATACATTTTCAGATTATCAGGAGAAAACTGCCAATAATGGCCTTTTGATTGGCGCAAAATGACTTCTTTCTTCACAAATAGGTTAATTACCGTCAGGTTGATCGAAGGCTCTCCGCTAGAATTTTGAATAGTCACTAAATCCGCATCTTCAGAAACCGCAACGACAGTAATCTTGGTATCACCTATATAACCTGGTTCAAGCTTAGCAGTAGATACTCCTAGAGAGTGGACAACACCTGCTGTATCACGTTTATATAAAGTACCGCTCACACCATTTATAAAATATGCGTCATTACTTATCATGCCGCCTCCAACAAATTCAGGATAGCTAATAAACGCCTCACGGCTTTCCGGATTCCAATTCAGTGATCCTCCAATGGCATCATTAACAAAACGCAAAGGCAAGTATAGTTGCTTATTAATCTGCCTCGGCCCTTCGGAATAGGCAACTGCTTTACCATTAACTGTTGCATTCCGACTCCCGACTTTCATACTTCCATGTGTGAACATATTCGCTATGGAGATCATTTTCGTACGTTCATCGTAATTTACCGTTACCCCACTGATATATAGGCCATCCAACGGGAGCATAATCGTTCCATTTATCAATGTTGGAGCCCCTGATGAAGTTGTAATATTGTTAAGGTAGATACGAATAACGGATGTTTTGGAGGGCTGTGCTTTATCAGACGCTGCTGACACAATAGATGGGAAGGAATGAACTAAACCAATAATAATAATTATAATAATGCTGATACACATAATTTTTTTCAATCTTTTCAAAAGTAATCTCCCTCTTCCTCAATTGCATAATAACTGTTGTTCATTACGCAACCATTTACTATAATTATTTAATTTCGAATTTTAACATTTTTTCCCTCTTACATACAAACGAAGAATATAATCATAAGTTGCATTATCCTGCTCATTATCTTACTCAATCAACAATCTAACGAAAGTAGCAACCTTTATTTTATTTTTTTTGAAGGTCATTAAAATTCTAACGAAACTACAAGACCTTATATCTTCCAAATGATGCTCTCATGTATGAATTATGATGAAATAACGCCTGTTAGTTTCGTTAAAATCCATAACAATGGAATAAACCGTTAATAAGGTTGCTGAGGTTCGTTACAGCAATTCGCAATTATCTTCGCTTGATGGTCAATCGCTAAGGTAAGAAAATATAAAACAGCAAAAAAAGAGCCAAGTATGCGATGATTCTGCTACTTGGCTCATTTGTATTCAATTGATGCTATTGCTTTTTATATATTCATCAAGTAAGGTATTGGTCTTATCCGAGATCAATCTGATTTGTGCTAAATTCAGCCCATCGTAATGTATGCCCATTACAATGGTAACTGTCCTCTTGAGCTCCGTTGCAGCACGTCTAGCCATGTTGTCGGTCAGTGTGTGCTCCTTATGACCGGGTACAGAGGAGGTTAGAACTTCAACTTCTGAATCAGCCCAATAAGCGGTGGATGCTGCACCAATATGGGCTTCTCCTCCGGTGATAAGCAGTAACAGATCGCGTCCCATCGGTACGGCCTGTAGCTTCAAGTCGTCAAAAGTCATAGGGACACTCCCTTTTATAAGTTAATTCGATCGCTATTTTAATTATATGATTCCACGGATTTCATCCAAAGATGAAATGTTCTCACGTTCCATAAAGTGTTCCAAATCTTTAACCAATTGTTCGCCAGCGCGAAGATTCACAAAGTTGTGGGTTCCCACTTGAACCACTGCTGCACCCGCCATTATAAATTCAATGATGTCCTCTGCACTACTAATACCACCCATACCCATAACCGGAATAGTTACTGCACGGCTAACCTGATGAACCATACGTAGGGCGATCGGTTTGATCGCTGGACCTGACAATCCGGCATACAGATTCTCGAATACACTACGCCGCTTACGAATATCAATCTTCATCGCTGAGAACGTATTGATTAAAGAGACACCATCAGCCCCCTCTTCTTGGCACATAACTGCCATGCCAACAATATCCTCCGCATTAGGAGACAGCTTCACGACAAGTGGCAATGATGTTGTTGAACGAATTTGTCTAACTACCTCTCTCGCCGTTGCCGTTTGAATTCCGTATGCCATTCCTCCGGCTTTCACATTAGGGCAAGAAATGTTCAATTCGATCATATCCACTGCCTGACGTCCTGCAGCCATCCTTACAGCGCTATCTTCGTGAATGAGTCTTGCTCCCTCAACGTAATCCTCAATCGTGTTACCGCCTAAATTAACGATTCTGGCGAGGTCTAGCTTCTCCCACCTCGGACATTCCTCACGTAGAAAAGCCTCTACACCAGGATTCTCTAGTCCCACGCT is part of the Paenibacillus segetis genome and encodes:
- the lpdD gene encoding prenylated flavin chaperone LpdD; amino-acid sequence: MTFDDLKLQAVPMGRDLLLLITGGEAHIGAASTAYWADSEVEVLTSSVPGHKEHTLTDNMARRAATELKRTVTIVMGIHYDGLNLAQIRLISDKTNTLLDEYIKSNSIN
- the xerS gene encoding tyrosine recombinase XerS, encoding MNIQKKIDRKKLDEKTVYMPWFVQQFIDYKLPDLSPSTLLEYIRDYEQFFQWLRAEGLSAAESNAQVTLNELETLRMESIVGYRLHLTTRTEGTNAKITVSRKMSSLRSMFHYLSQIAEDEDFYPLLKRNIMAKVEIKRIHKPKDTAAKLKGKILEEDELIEFISYIAEGYGEDIQDNKQALYAYELNRERDACIASLILNSGLRVSEVVNLNIDDIDLANKMMYVYRKGNNDETFKTPVYFREQSKDDLAHYITLRETRYRTPKREKALFIAVPNGQKEGKRMTKRAIQAMIIKYAKRFGKPYLTVHKLRHSFATDYYLQNDIYKTKEQLGHASTETTEVYAHLTDKTMSQAIERRTETGS
- a CDS encoding dihydroorotate dehydrogenase codes for the protein MRDLSCNISGVHFKNPVVMASGTFGFGQEYGALYDINQLGGISGKGLTLHAKPGNDGIRVYETPSGMLNSVGLENPGVEAFLREECPRWEKLDLARIVNLGGNTIEDYVEGARLIHEDSAVRMAAGRQAVDMIELNISCPNVKAGGMAYGIQTATAREVVRQIRSTTSLPLVVKLSPNAEDIVGMAVMCQEEGADGVSLINTFSAMKIDIRKRRSVFENLYAGLSGPAIKPIALRMVHQVSRAVTIPVMGMGGISSAEDIIEFIMAGAAVVQVGTHNFVNLRAGEQLVKDLEHFMERENISSLDEIRGII
- a CDS encoding copper amine oxidase N-terminal domain-containing protein, which translates into the protein MKRLKKIMCISIIIIIIIGLVHSFPSIVSAASDKAQPSKTSVIRIYLNNITTSSGAPTLINGTIMLPLDGLYISGVTVNYDERTKMISIANMFTHGSMKVGSRNATVNGKAVAYSEGPRQINKQLYLPLRFVNDAIGGSLNWNPESREAFISYPEFVGGGMISNDAYFINGVSGTLYKRDTAGVVHSLGVSTAKLEPGYIGDTKITVVAVSEDADLVTIQNSSGEPSINLTVINLFVKKEVILRQSKGHYWQFSPDNLKMYKGNAVMNDGHNVRLIAPDASVKGTWNISKLAGVPEDSYAVEAMGENFLIVRSSQDGLLTLIDTTANQAILLYKEFDINPSDMAGFKNDGIHFTGNDVNTSELQFEFTNKDGTKTAYTYVIK
- a CDS encoding spermine/spermidine synthase, producing MLLLNDVNDPAQVIERALTPRGEIQLQKRGEYYEIISNGTFLMATYNGESERLLVQSALNKANSVNRVLIGGLGVGFSLQTALRDPRVEQVTVVEIEQKVIEWNKSFLSSCHGHSLSDPRSRLIHADLISWISETEETFDLICLDIDNGPDWTVFDKNASLYHDSGLLTLKKRLRPGGCLTFWSATPSPEFAETLKRYFEDHHVEIYEVPQQHGDPDYIFLVQT